From Salvelinus sp. IW2-2015 linkage group LG33, ASM291031v2, whole genome shotgun sequence, one genomic window encodes:
- the LOC111957933 gene encoding noelin isoform X3, whose protein sequence is MQPTSKLLSLTLLVLMGTELTQVLPANPEESWQVYSSAQDTEGRCVCTVVAPQQTMCSRDARTKQLRQLLEKVQNMTQSIQVLDQRTQRDLQYVERMEVQLKGLETKFKQVEENHKQNIARQYKG, encoded by the exons ATGCAGCCTACAAGCAAGCTTCTGAGTCTCACCCTCCTCGTCTTGATGGGCACTGAACTCACCCAA GTGCTGCCAGCCAACCCTGAGGAGTCATGGCAGGTGTACAGCTCAGCCCAGGACACAGAGGGTCGCTGTGTCTGCACCGTGGTGGCGCCTCAACAGACCATGTGCTCGCGGGACGCCAGGACCAAACAGCTCCGGCAGCTGCTAGAAAAA GTCCAGAATATGACCCAGTCTATCCAGGTGCTGGACCAGCGGACCCAGAGAGACCTGCAATACGTGGAGAGAATGGAGGTCCAGCTGAAAGGTCTGGAGACCAAGTTTAAACAGGTGGAGGAGAACCACAAGCAGAACATTGCCAGGCAATATAAG GGCTAA
- the LOC111957933 gene encoding noelin isoform X1, with the protein MSVPLLKIGVVLSTMAMITNWMSQTLPSLVGLNTTKLLVASGGKADRSTGVLPANPEESWQVYSSAQDTEGRCVCTVVAPQQTMCSRDARTKQLRQLLEKVQNMTQSIQVLDQRTQRDLQYVERMEVQLKGLETKFKQVEENHKQNIARQYKAIKAKMEELRPLIPVLEEYKADAKLVLKFKEEIQNLTSVLNELQEEIGTYDYEELQNRVSNLEERLRACMQKLACGKLTGISDPITIKTSGSRFGSWMTDPLAPEDDTRVWYMDGYHNNRFVREYMSIYDFMNSDNFTSHRLPHPWSGTGQVVYNGSIYFNKFQSHTIIKFDFKTSVISKSRQLDYAGYNNMYHYSWGGHSDIDLMVDEGGLWAVYATNQNAGNIVISKLNPNTLQIVKSWTTNHPKRSAGEAFMICGTLYVTNGYSGGTKVYYAFSTNSSTYEYIDIPFQNKYSHISMLDYNPKDRALYAWNNGHQVLYNVTLFHVIRSEQEQ; encoded by the exons ATGTCGGTGCCTTTACTTAAGATTGGAGTGGTGCTTAGCACGATGGCTATGATCACTAACTGGATGTCGCAGACATTACCGTCCTTGGTGGGACTCAACACCACCAAGCTCTTGGTAGCGTCAGGAGGGAAAGCAGACCGGAGTACAGGC GTGCTGCCAGCCAACCCTGAGGAGTCATGGCAGGTGTACAGCTCAGCCCAGGACACAGAGGGTCGCTGTGTCTGCACCGTGGTGGCGCCTCAACAGACCATGTGCTCGCGGGACGCCAGGACCAAACAGCTCCGGCAGCTGCTAGAAAAA GTCCAGAATATGACCCAGTCTATCCAGGTGCTGGACCAGCGGACCCAGAGAGACCTGCAATACGTGGAGAGAATGGAGGTCCAGCTGAAAGGTCTGGAGACCAAGTTTAAACAGGTGGAGGAGAACCACAAGCAGAACATTGCCAGGCAATATAAG GCAATAAAAGCGAAAATGGAGGAACTTAGACCATTGATACCAGTGTTGGAGGAGTACAAAGCTGATGCAAAATTGGTATTGAAGTTTAAAGAGGAAATCCAGAATCTGACGTCTGTGCTAAATGAACTCCAGGAGGAGATTGGAACCTATGACTACGAGGAGCTGCAAAACAGAGTGTCAAATCTTGAAGAGAGGCTTCGTGCGTGCATGCAAAAATTAG CATGTGGGAAGCTGACAGGAATCAGCGATCCAATCACAATTAAGACGTCTGGATCAAGGTTTGGATCCTGGATGACTGACCCCCTGGCACCTGAGGATGACACTAGG GTGTGGTACATGGACGGCTACCACAACAACCGATTTGTGCGGGAGTACATGTCCATCTACGACTTTATGAATTCCGACAACTTCACGTCTCACCGCCTCCCCCACCCGTGGTCGGGCACGGGTCAGGTGGTCTACAACGGCTCCATCTACTTCAACAAGTTCCAGAGCcacacaatcatcaagtttgactTCAAGACCTCCGTCATCAGCAAGTCACGTCAGCTGGACTACGCCGGCTACAACAACATGTACCACTACTCCTGGGGAGGCCACTCGGACATCGACCTCATGGTGGATGAAGGCGGGCTCTGGGCCGTCTATGCCACCAATCAGAACGCGGGGAacattgtcatcagcaaactgaaCCCCAACACCCTGCAGATCGTCAAGAGCTGGACCACCAATCACCCCAAGAGGAGCGCAGGAGAGGCCTTCATGATCTGTGGTACGCTGTATGTCACCAATGGCTACTCCGGTGGGACCAAGGTGTACTATGCCTTCAGCACCAACTCGTCCACCTACGAGTACATTGACATACCGTTCCAGAATAAGTACTCTCACATCTCCATGCTGGACTATAACCCTAAAGACAGAGCGCTGTACGCGTGGAATAATGGTCACCAGGTGCTGTACAATGTCACCTTGTTCCACGTCATTCGCTCAGAGCAGGAGCAGTAG
- the LOC111957933 gene encoding noelin isoform X2 encodes MQPTSKLLSLTLLVLMGTELTQVLPANPEESWQVYSSAQDTEGRCVCTVVAPQQTMCSRDARTKQLRQLLEKVQNMTQSIQVLDQRTQRDLQYVERMEVQLKGLETKFKQVEENHKQNIARQYKAIKAKMEELRPLIPVLEEYKADAKLVLKFKEEIQNLTSVLNELQEEIGTYDYEELQNRVSNLEERLRACMQKLACGKLTGISDPITIKTSGSRFGSWMTDPLAPEDDTRVWYMDGYHNNRFVREYMSIYDFMNSDNFTSHRLPHPWSGTGQVVYNGSIYFNKFQSHTIIKFDFKTSVISKSRQLDYAGYNNMYHYSWGGHSDIDLMVDEGGLWAVYATNQNAGNIVISKLNPNTLQIVKSWTTNHPKRSAGEAFMICGTLYVTNGYSGGTKVYYAFSTNSSTYEYIDIPFQNKYSHISMLDYNPKDRALYAWNNGHQVLYNVTLFHVIRSEQEQ; translated from the exons ATGCAGCCTACAAGCAAGCTTCTGAGTCTCACCCTCCTCGTCTTGATGGGCACTGAACTCACCCAA GTGCTGCCAGCCAACCCTGAGGAGTCATGGCAGGTGTACAGCTCAGCCCAGGACACAGAGGGTCGCTGTGTCTGCACCGTGGTGGCGCCTCAACAGACCATGTGCTCGCGGGACGCCAGGACCAAACAGCTCCGGCAGCTGCTAGAAAAA GTCCAGAATATGACCCAGTCTATCCAGGTGCTGGACCAGCGGACCCAGAGAGACCTGCAATACGTGGAGAGAATGGAGGTCCAGCTGAAAGGTCTGGAGACCAAGTTTAAACAGGTGGAGGAGAACCACAAGCAGAACATTGCCAGGCAATATAAG GCAATAAAAGCGAAAATGGAGGAACTTAGACCATTGATACCAGTGTTGGAGGAGTACAAAGCTGATGCAAAATTGGTATTGAAGTTTAAAGAGGAAATCCAGAATCTGACGTCTGTGCTAAATGAACTCCAGGAGGAGATTGGAACCTATGACTACGAGGAGCTGCAAAACAGAGTGTCAAATCTTGAAGAGAGGCTTCGTGCGTGCATGCAAAAATTAG CATGTGGGAAGCTGACAGGAATCAGCGATCCAATCACAATTAAGACGTCTGGATCAAGGTTTGGATCCTGGATGACTGACCCCCTGGCACCTGAGGATGACACTAGG GTGTGGTACATGGACGGCTACCACAACAACCGATTTGTGCGGGAGTACATGTCCATCTACGACTTTATGAATTCCGACAACTTCACGTCTCACCGCCTCCCCCACCCGTGGTCGGGCACGGGTCAGGTGGTCTACAACGGCTCCATCTACTTCAACAAGTTCCAGAGCcacacaatcatcaagtttgactTCAAGACCTCCGTCATCAGCAAGTCACGTCAGCTGGACTACGCCGGCTACAACAACATGTACCACTACTCCTGGGGAGGCCACTCGGACATCGACCTCATGGTGGATGAAGGCGGGCTCTGGGCCGTCTATGCCACCAATCAGAACGCGGGGAacattgtcatcagcaaactgaaCCCCAACACCCTGCAGATCGTCAAGAGCTGGACCACCAATCACCCCAAGAGGAGCGCAGGAGAGGCCTTCATGATCTGTGGTACGCTGTATGTCACCAATGGCTACTCCGGTGGGACCAAGGTGTACTATGCCTTCAGCACCAACTCGTCCACCTACGAGTACATTGACATACCGTTCCAGAATAAGTACTCTCACATCTCCATGCTGGACTATAACCCTAAAGACAGAGCGCTGTACGCGTGGAATAATGGTCACCAGGTGCTGTACAATGTCACCTTGTTCCACGTCATTCGCTCAGAGCAGGAGCAGTAG